In Notamacropus eugenii isolate mMacEug1 chromosome 1, mMacEug1.pri_v2, whole genome shotgun sequence, one genomic interval encodes:
- the CEL gene encoding bile salt-activated lipase, translated as MGRSELVVFSLICCLAAASAATLGAVYTEGGFVEGVNKKLNLLGDSVDIFKGIPYAAPPKALEIAERHPGWQGTLKTKQFKKRCLQATITQDDTFGSEDCLYLNIWIPQGRKQVSSNLPVMIWIYGGAFLMGAGQGANFLKNYLYDGEEIATRGNVIVVTFNYRVGPLGFLSTGDSNLPGNFGLWDQHMAIAWVKRNIALFGGDPDNITIFGESAGGASVSLQTLSPHSKGLIKRAISQSGVATSPWVIQKNPLLWAKTVASKVGCPVDDTASMASCLKITDPRALTLAYKLPLGGTEYPVLHYLAFTPVIDGDFIPDDPVNLFANAADIDYIAGTNSMDGHLFATVDMPAIDRSFQKITDKDFYKLVSGLTITKGLPGANATFDFYTQFWSRDASQETMKKTVVDFETDILFLIPTEIALAQHSANAKSGRTYSYLFSHPSRMPIYPSWMGADHADDLQYVFGKPFATPLGYRAQDRTVSKNIIAYWTNFAKTGDPNVGNSEVPTQWDPYTAQNGNYLNITKKLDTSSMKQHLRTNFLRFWTLTYQALPTVTKEDRVPEDDVLVHMAADS; from the exons atGGGGCGCTCAGAGTTGGTGGTCTTCAGCCTGATCTGTTGCCTAGCAGCTGCTAGTGCAGCAACG TTGGGAGCAGTCTACACGGAGGGGGGCTTTGTTGAAGGCGTCAATAAGAAGCTGAATCTCcttggtgactcagtggatattTTCAAGGGCATCCCCTATGCTGCTCCCCCCAAAGCCCTGGAAATCGCTGAGCGCCACCCTGGATGGCAAG GAACCCTGAAGACCAAGCAATTCAAGAAACGATGCCTTCAAGCCACCATCACTCAGGATGACACCTTCGGCAGTGAAGACTGCCTCTACCTCAACATTTGGATCCCGCAGGGAAGGAAGCAAG TTTCCAGCAACCTGCCAGTCATGATCTGGATCTATGGTGGGGCCTTCCTGATGGGGGCAGGCCAAGGTGCCAACTTTCTGAAGAATTACCTCTATGATGGGGAGGAGATTGCCACCCGAGGAAATGTCATTGTGGTCACCTTCAACTACCGTGTTGGTCCCCTGGGCTTCCTCAGCACTGGAGACTCCAACCTGCCAG GTAACTTTGGCCTCTGGGATCAGCACATGGCTATTGCATGGGTGAAGAGAAACATCGCTCTCTTTGGTGGGGACCCTGACAACATTACCATCTTTGGGGAGTCAGCTGGTGGGGCCAGTGTCTCCCTTCAG ACTCTAAGCCCCCACAGCAAGGGGCTCATCAAAAGAGCCATCAGTCAGAGTGGTGTGGCCACGAGTCCTTGGGTCATCCAGAAAAACCCCCTCCTCTGGGCCAAAACG GTTGCCAGCAAGGTGGGATGCCCAGTGGATGATACTGCCAGCATGGCCAGCTGTTTGAAGATCACTGATCCCCGAGCTCTGACTTTGGCCTATAAGTTGCCTCTGGGTGGCACAGAAT ACCCTGTGCTGCATTATCTGGCTTTTACACCAGTCATTGATGGAGACTTCATTCCTGACGATCCAGTCAACCTCTTTGCCAATGCGGCTGACATTGACTACATCGCTGGCACCAACAGCATGGATGGCCACTTATTTGCCACTGTGGATATGCCCGCCATTGACAGGAGTTTCCAGAAAATCACAGA TAAAGATTTTTACAAGCTGGTCTCTGGACTCACCATAACAAAAGGCCTTCCTGGTGCCAATGCCACCTTTGACTTCTACACCCAATTCTGGAGCCGAGACGCATCCCAAGAGACAATGAAAAAGACTGTGGTGGACTTTGAGACTGACATCCTCTTCCTGATACCCACAGAGATTGCCTTGGCCCAGCATAGTGCCAATGCCAA GAGTGGCAGAACTTATAGCTACCTGTTCTCCCATCCTTCTCGAATGCCTATTTATCCTAGCTGGATGGGGGCTGACCATGCTGACGACCTCCAGTATGTCTTTGGCAAGCCCTTTGCTACACCCTTGGGTTATCGGGCCCAGGATCGAACTGTCTCTAAGAACATCATTGCCTACTGGACTAATTTTGCCAAAACTGG gGACCCCAACGTAGGCAATTCTGAAGTCCCTACCCAATGGGATCCTTATACTGCACAGAATGGCAACTACCTAAACATCACCAAGAAACTTGATACCAGCTCGATGAAACAGCATCTGAGAACCAATTTCCTGCGATTCTGGACTCTCACTTATCAGGCCCTTCCCACAGTGACCAAAGAAGACAGAGTTCCTGAGGATGACGTCCTGGTACATATGGCAGCTGACTCTTGA